In Lautropia mirabilis, one DNA window encodes the following:
- a CDS encoding EAL domain-containing protein, producing the protein MQARPAIVHGQPAGIAWLADRAAPAHAGSSLSEPSSLSTVQIAGLTFKPLAQWSRHALLTTWSFCVLALLILALRESSVPPRQDGMMNTAILLLQSLALLPVTGLLHWMFINPHADVATQQRERTWLLRYVPPLSIVLGCSLPFLPERWANMMATAIAGLILLMLMVEIVVTLRKHPGLESRLGVTGAFLCGLVLEVGFIQRTWAYSILDTSWLQVIMGTGLMIWIAGFFRQAAQRENRIKATLAQMDTAARALHRIYNTSPVALLSINDDGTLQRWNQRAADAFGSDLARHPTPHVKALLGEAVTQQLLADLKKSGQYHSELTISRAGQDRVWVLEASIREGDGFEIGMQEVTVHARRAATFQEIAERDDLTGLSNLVGLRRILGRQLSQLRASSPLSCVYVDILAFGDINHVFGRDAGDAVLRAVGEHLRKQISPPAAVGRVRDDQFLLVLPGNELTLTRSQATLLLTMLSRTPVEYRGMSIPLRVSIGAVECVSGMNAEQLIESARLACQLSRQEGAPHPYAVMADSPALADADPSRQFGHQLRQKLPEAQIRLHAQAITSLRRDAVQSLTVLPRLLTSNGQLQLPNRLLQAAAQQGASGMLDRMLLTQILHTLNTQPNTLPEDGVVIFRLSPLSLAEPGFTGNLIRLLGAADERNAAINSRLCIELSSQSLIYDPEGSQAFLKDLRLMSIHSGIDLTDSESNQIPIHMLAQLSVRHIRLDGRRFADLATNPHAQREITAIRTLCESMGIECLLDQVNNPLDLRPLKELGIDLVQGSALAAVRPLGDVLAGREDEGLLPAGVMIPV; encoded by the coding sequence ATGCAGGCCCGACCGGCCATCGTCCATGGCCAGCCAGCCGGCATCGCATGGCTGGCCGATCGGGCAGCGCCGGCGCATGCTGGCTCATCCCTCTCTGAACCTTCGAGCCTCTCTACCGTGCAAATCGCCGGCCTGACCTTCAAACCTCTGGCCCAGTGGTCCCGCCACGCGCTGCTGACCACATGGAGCTTCTGCGTGCTGGCGCTGCTGATACTGGCCCTGCGCGAGAGCAGCGTGCCCCCCCGGCAGGACGGCATGATGAACACGGCCATCCTGCTGCTGCAGTCACTGGCACTGCTGCCCGTGACCGGGCTGCTGCACTGGATGTTCATCAACCCCCATGCGGACGTGGCCACCCAGCAGCGCGAGCGTACCTGGCTCCTTCGCTATGTGCCGCCACTGTCCATTGTCCTAGGCTGTTCGCTGCCATTCCTTCCGGAACGTTGGGCGAACATGATGGCCACTGCCATTGCGGGCCTGATTCTCCTGATGCTGATGGTCGAGATCGTCGTCACGCTTCGAAAGCACCCGGGTCTGGAAAGCCGTCTGGGCGTGACCGGTGCCTTCCTGTGCGGGCTGGTCCTGGAAGTCGGCTTCATTCAGCGTACCTGGGCGTATTCGATCCTGGACACATCCTGGCTCCAGGTGATCATGGGCACGGGTCTGATGATCTGGATCGCCGGTTTCTTCCGGCAGGCTGCCCAGCGCGAGAACCGGATCAAGGCCACCCTGGCTCAGATGGACACCGCGGCACGCGCACTGCACCGCATCTACAACACGTCACCCGTGGCCCTGCTGAGCATCAATGACGACGGCACGCTGCAACGCTGGAACCAGCGCGCTGCCGATGCCTTTGGGAGTGACCTGGCCCGCCATCCGACCCCGCACGTCAAGGCCCTGCTGGGCGAGGCGGTGACCCAGCAACTTCTGGCAGACCTGAAAAAGAGCGGCCAGTACCACAGCGAACTGACAATCTCCCGTGCCGGTCAGGACCGCGTGTGGGTGCTGGAAGCCAGCATCCGCGAAGGCGATGGCTTCGAGATCGGAATGCAGGAAGTGACGGTCCACGCACGGCGTGCTGCCACCTTCCAGGAGATCGCCGAGCGCGACGATCTGACCGGCCTGTCCAACCTGGTGGGACTGCGACGGATCCTGGGCCGGCAGCTTTCTCAGCTGCGCGCCAGCAGCCCACTCAGCTGCGTGTACGTCGACATCCTGGCGTTCGGCGACATCAACCATGTCTTCGGACGGGATGCCGGCGATGCCGTGCTGCGCGCCGTAGGCGAACACCTGCGCAAGCAGATCTCGCCGCCGGCAGCGGTTGGCCGTGTACGGGACGATCAGTTCCTGCTGGTTCTGCCCGGCAACGAGCTGACGCTGACCCGCTCCCAGGCCACGCTGCTGCTGACGATGCTCTCGCGCACACCGGTGGAATACCGGGGCATGTCGATACCGTTGCGGGTCTCGATCGGGGCCGTGGAATGCGTGAGCGGCATGAATGCCGAACAGCTGATCGAATCGGCCCGGCTGGCCTGCCAGCTGTCGCGGCAGGAAGGCGCTCCGCACCCCTACGCGGTGATGGCCGACAGTCCGGCCCTGGCCGACGCTGATCCCTCGCGGCAGTTCGGGCACCAGCTTCGTCAGAAGCTCCCCGAGGCCCAGATCCGCCTGCATGCCCAGGCCATCACCTCACTGCGCCGCGACGCGGTGCAGTCGCTGACGGTACTGCCTCGCCTGCTGACCAGCAACGGACAACTGCAACTGCCCAACCGCCTGCTGCAGGCTGCAGCCCAGCAGGGTGCTTCCGGCATGCTGGACCGGATGCTGCTCACGCAGATCCTGCACACGCTGAACACGCAACCCAACACCCTGCCCGAGGACGGCGTGGTGATCTTCCGCCTCAGTCCGCTGTCGCTGGCCGAACCGGGCTTCACCGGCAACCTGATCCGCCTGCTGGGTGCGGCCGATGAGCGCAATGCCGCCATCAACAGCCGGCTGTGCATCGAACTGTCGTCGCAGTCGCTGATCTACGATCCGGAAGGTTCACAGGCCTTCCTGAAGGACCTGCGCCTGATGTCGATCCATTCCGGCATCGACCTGACGGATTCGGAATCGAACCAGATTCCGATCCACATGCTGGCTCAGCTGTCCGTGCGCCACATCCGCCTGGATGGCCGCCGCTTTGCCGATCTGGCCACCAACCCGCACGCCCAGCGCGAGATCACGGCCATCCGCACACTGTGCGAGTCGATGGGCATCGAATGCCTGCTGGATCAGGTGAACAATCCGCTGGACCTGCGGCCACTGAAAGAGCTGGGCATCGACCTGGTGCAGGGTAGCGCCCTGGCCGCCGTGCGCCCGCTGGGTGACGTGCTGGCCGGTCGCGAGGACGAGGGACTGCTGCCGGCGGGGGTGATGATTCCGGTTTGA
- a CDS encoding flavin reductase family protein: MTQPFAPVPLSKAFRLINHGPAVLVSARHQGVSNVMAAAWACALDYAPPKLTVVLDKAARTRELIEKSGYFVIQIPTAAQIELTYEVGHRSLNDDPDKLAHCGVTLFDMAGHDLPFVRGCSAWMACRLVPEPHNQQTYDLFIGEVVGAWADTRVFRDGHWHFETADPSLRSLHYVAGGHFYAIGEALDVAEGKAG, translated from the coding sequence ATGACTCAGCCTTTCGCCCCGGTTCCGCTCAGCAAGGCCTTCCGCCTCATCAACCACGGTCCTGCCGTTCTTGTCTCTGCCCGCCATCAGGGCGTTTCCAACGTCATGGCGGCAGCCTGGGCCTGCGCGCTGGACTATGCGCCGCCCAAGCTGACCGTTGTGCTGGACAAGGCGGCACGCACGCGGGAGCTGATCGAGAAGAGCGGATATTTCGTCATCCAGATTCCCACGGCTGCCCAGATCGAGCTGACCTATGAGGTGGGGCATCGCAGTCTGAACGACGACCCGGACAAGCTGGCGCATTGCGGTGTGACGCTGTTCGACATGGCCGGCCACGACCTGCCATTCGTGCGCGGCTGCAGCGCCTGGATGGCCTGCCGGCTGGTGCCCGAGCCGCACAACCAGCAGACCTATGATCTGTTCATCGGTGAAGTGGTGGGTGCATGGGCCGACACGCGCGTCTTTCGTGACGGCCACTGGCACTTCGAGACGGCCGATCCGTCACTGCGCAGCCTACACTACGTGGCCGGTGGTCATTTCTATGCCATTGGCGAGGCGCTGGACGTGGCCGAGGGCAAGGCAGGGTAA
- the recQ gene encoding DNA helicase RecQ, with protein sequence MHAEDILHQVFGYPAFRGLQHDIIEHVAGGGNALVLMPTGGGKSLCYQIPALMREGVGIVVSPLIALMQDQVAALRELGVAAAYLNSSLSAAEAADIERQLRQGELKLLYVAPERLLTERCLALLHRCQLALIAIDEAHCVSQWGHDFRPEYIGLGRLADEFPAVPRIALTATADDLTRREIVNRLALQDAEPFVTSFDRPNIRYRIIEKRDGNQQLLRFIRDGHEGESGIVYCASRNRTEQVAAFLQEEGFHARAYHAGLEAAERSDVQAAFQREDGMIVVATIAFGMGIDKPDVRFVAHVDLPRSIEAYYQETGRAGRDGLPAEVWMAYGLHDVVQQRRFIKASEASEEFKRLQGSKLDAMLALCEATDCRRVRLLAYFGEHAAPCGNCDNCLSPPKTIDGTVLAQKFLSCVYRCTRASGHPFGAQYLIDVLRGQANEKVTANGHDSLPVFGVGSDLSLTQWRSVVRQLSIAGYIHIDAERFQTISLTEAARPVLKGEETVRLREPVEREPRSRSRKRTSSTTSTLERDLDAAGRACFDRLRSWRSQQARDSGVPAYVIFHDATLHEIAQRRPATLHALAAVPGVGEKKLETYGEAVLEVVADEG encoded by the coding sequence ATGCACGCCGAAGACATCCTGCACCAGGTGTTCGGCTACCCGGCGTTCCGGGGGCTGCAACACGACATCATCGAACATGTGGCCGGTGGCGGCAATGCGCTGGTGCTGATGCCCACCGGGGGTGGCAAGTCGCTGTGCTACCAGATCCCGGCACTGATGCGCGAGGGCGTGGGCATTGTCGTCTCGCCGCTGATCGCGCTGATGCAGGACCAGGTGGCAGCGCTGCGCGAGCTGGGGGTGGCAGCGGCCTACCTCAATTCATCGTTGTCGGCGGCCGAGGCAGCCGACATCGAGCGTCAGCTGCGCCAGGGGGAACTGAAGCTGCTGTACGTGGCCCCGGAGCGTCTGCTGACCGAGCGATGTCTGGCGCTGCTGCATCGCTGTCAGCTGGCCCTGATTGCCATTGACGAGGCGCACTGCGTCTCGCAGTGGGGACACGACTTTCGGCCCGAGTACATCGGTCTGGGCAGGCTGGCCGATGAGTTCCCGGCGGTGCCGCGCATTGCGCTCACCGCCACCGCCGACGATCTCACCCGCCGCGAGATCGTCAACCGGCTGGCCCTGCAGGATGCCGAGCCCTTTGTCACCAGCTTCGACCGCCCCAACATCCGCTACCGGATCATCGAGAAGCGCGACGGCAACCAGCAGCTGCTGCGCTTCATCCGTGATGGCCACGAGGGGGAATCGGGCATCGTCTACTGCGCGTCGCGCAACCGCACCGAGCAGGTGGCGGCCTTCCTGCAGGAGGAGGGCTTTCATGCCCGTGCCTACCATGCCGGCCTGGAGGCTGCCGAACGCAGCGACGTGCAGGCTGCCTTCCAGCGCGAGGACGGCATGATCGTTGTGGCCACCATCGCCTTCGGCATGGGCATCGACAAGCCGGATGTGCGCTTCGTGGCGCACGTGGACCTGCCGCGGTCCATCGAGGCCTATTACCAGGAAACCGGGCGAGCCGGCCGCGATGGCCTGCCTGCTGAAGTCTGGATGGCCTATGGCCTGCACGACGTGGTGCAGCAGCGGCGCTTCATCAAGGCGTCTGAAGCCAGCGAGGAATTCAAGCGGCTGCAGGGCAGCAAGCTGGATGCCATGCTGGCGCTGTGCGAAGCCACCGACTGCCGCCGCGTGCGTCTGCTGGCCTATTTCGGTGAGCACGCCGCGCCCTGCGGCAACTGCGACAACTGCCTGTCGCCCCCGAAGACCATCGACGGCACCGTGCTGGCGCAGAAGTTCCTGTCCTGCGTCTACCGCTGCACCCGGGCCAGCGGTCACCCCTTCGGTGCGCAGTACCTGATCGACGTGCTGCGCGGCCAGGCCAACGAGAAGGTCACGGCCAACGGCCATGACAGCCTGCCTGTCTTTGGTGTGGGCAGCGATCTGAGCCTGACACAGTGGCGATCGGTGGTTCGCCAGCTTTCCATTGCCGGCTATATCCACATCGATGCGGAACGCTTCCAGACCATCTCGCTGACGGAGGCCGCCCGTCCGGTGCTGAAGGGCGAAGAGACCGTGCGCCTGCGTGAGCCCGTCGAGCGCGAGCCGCGCAGCCGTTCACGCAAGCGCACGAGCAGCACCACGTCCACGCTGGAGCGTGACCTGGACGCGGCCGGGCGCGCCTGCTTTGACCGTCTGCGCAGCTGGCGCAGCCAGCAGGCCCGCGACAGCGGTGTGCCGGCCTATGTCATCTTCCACGATGCCACGCTGCACGAGATCGCCCAGCGCCGGCCCGCCACCCTGCACGCGCTGGCTGCTGTACCGGGCGTGGGCGAGAAGAAGCTGGAGACCTATGGCGAGGCGGTGCTGGAGGTGGTGGCAGACGAGGGGTGA
- a CDS encoding NAD(P)/FAD-dependent oxidoreductase, with translation MSDQANTADVLVIGMGPVGLHQIFQLGLLGLRVAAVDSLPEPGGQCRALYADKLIHDIPGLPMVSAQQLSDNLFQQIQPLYPDLHFGQVAQALRPWQEDGVRRGFELTTQTGLCLHARAVVLAAGAGAYQRRPLDLPGAEQWRGTQIFEEPMPAERFAGQHVAVMGGGNEAIDQCLALVAAGAASVSLVHRRARFSRFTTDAARVQAIEEQTAVGRVQLVVGQPVRLVGETESGATLRDECDADEGGKSSGRTEKEGVGAGVAQDDAPAGRLRALVVADADDGHEIEVPLDALILCQGLSPTLAPLESWQLPMEGRYLPVDPATMASAIPGIHAVGDICTYPGKLKLIVSGFAEAARAAQSVAQFIAGKPPLFEYTAISLRQQRRLGVLTEETLATRLRPHLHFPEGL, from the coding sequence ATGTCAGATCAAGCAAACACCGCCGATGTGCTGGTCATCGGCATGGGGCCCGTGGGCCTCCATCAGATCTTCCAGCTGGGACTCCTGGGCCTGCGCGTGGCCGCCGTCGATTCGCTGCCGGAACCGGGTGGCCAGTGCCGTGCGCTCTATGCCGACAAGCTGATCCACGACATCCCGGGCCTGCCGATGGTCTCGGCGCAGCAGCTGTCCGACAACCTGTTCCAGCAGATCCAGCCCCTGTACCCCGACCTGCACTTCGGGCAGGTGGCGCAGGCGCTGCGTCCCTGGCAGGAGGACGGCGTGCGACGCGGCTTTGAGCTGACGACGCAGACGGGTCTGTGCCTGCATGCCCGGGCCGTGGTGCTGGCAGCGGGGGCAGGGGCCTATCAGCGCCGTCCGCTGGACCTGCCGGGGGCCGAACAGTGGCGCGGCACACAGATCTTCGAGGAGCCCATGCCGGCCGAGCGCTTTGCTGGCCAGCATGTGGCCGTGATGGGGGGCGGCAACGAGGCCATAGACCAGTGTCTGGCACTGGTGGCGGCCGGTGCGGCCAGCGTCAGTCTGGTGCATCGCCGTGCCCGTTTCAGCCGCTTCACCACGGATGCAGCGCGGGTGCAGGCCATTGAGGAACAGACCGCCGTTGGCCGTGTCCAGCTGGTGGTTGGCCAGCCGGTACGGCTGGTGGGTGAGACTGAGTCCGGCGCCACACTCCGGGACGAGTGCGATGCCGACGAGGGCGGGAAGAGTTCCGGCAGAACGGAAAAAGAAGGGGTGGGCGCTGGTGTCGCACAGGACGATGCTCCGGCCGGTCGTCTGCGCGCCCTGGTCGTGGCTGATGCCGACGATGGCCACGAGATCGAGGTGCCGCTGGATGCGCTGATCCTCTGCCAGGGCCTCAGCCCCACGCTGGCGCCGCTGGAGAGCTGGCAGTTGCCCATGGAAGGGCGCTACCTGCCGGTGGACCCGGCCACCATGGCCAGTGCCATTCCCGGCATTCATGCCGTGGGCGACATCTGCACCTATCCGGGCAAGCTCAAGCTCATCGTCAGCGGTTTTGCCGAGGCCGCCCGCGCCGCCCAGAGCGTGGCGCAGTTCATTGCCGGCAAGCCGCCGCTCTTCGAGTACACCGCCATCAGCCTGCGCCAGCAGCGCCGGCTGGGCGTGCTGACCGAAGAGACGCTGGCCACCCGGCTGCGACCGCACCTGCATTTCCCCGAAGGACTCTGA
- the metW gene encoding methionine biosynthesis protein MetW: MSAETPELRADLAIIADWIRPYANVLDLGCGDGALLSYLSQVKHCHGYGVEIDDAEVLACARRGVDVIQRNIEDGLGMFRGGDKFDVVVLSMALQATKRTEKVLEDMSHVAREGIVSFPNFGHWFHVWSILRGRMPITREMPYEWFDTPNLHLTTPHDFEDLAERLGLVIMERIFLAEGRPVRWFPVKRATQAIYRFRRRGD, from the coding sequence ATGTCTGCTGAAACCCCGGAACTGCGGGCCGACCTGGCCATCATCGCCGACTGGATCCGCCCCTATGCCAACGTGCTTGACCTGGGCTGCGGTGACGGTGCATTGCTGTCCTACCTCTCGCAGGTCAAGCATTGCCACGGCTACGGCGTCGAGATCGACGATGCCGAGGTGCTGGCCTGCGCCCGACGCGGCGTGGACGTGATCCAGCGCAACATCGAGGATGGCCTGGGCATGTTCCGCGGCGGCGACAAGTTCGACGTGGTGGTGCTGTCCATGGCCCTGCAGGCCACCAAGCGCACCGAGAAGGTCCTTGAGGACATGAGTCACGTGGCGCGCGAGGGCATCGTCTCGTTCCCCAACTTCGGCCACTGGTTCCACGTCTGGTCCATCCTGCGCGGGCGCATGCCCATCACGCGCGAGATGCCCTACGAGTGGTTCGACACGCCCAACCTGCACCTCACCACGCCCCATGATTTCGAGGATCTGGCCGAGCGGCTGGGCCTGGTGATCATGGAGCGCATCTTCCTGGCCGAAGGCCGGCCGGTACGCTGGTTCCCGGTCAAGCGGGCCACCCAGGCCATCTATCGCTTCCGCCGGCGCGGGGACTGA
- the metX gene encoding homoserine O-succinyltransferase MetX, producing the protein MSLLVTPVRHRFEEPLPLTSGGQFGPYELVYETYGTLNAQRSNAVLICHALNASHHVAGLTAGTADEHGWWSNMVGPGKPVDTDRFFVIGVNNLGSCFGSTGPKSTDPATGRPYGPSFPVITVEDWVHSQARLADALGIERFAAVMGGSLGGMQALAWSYLYPERLAHCVAIATAPRLSAQNIAFNEVARRAIVTDPDFHGGRYYDHDTVPAHGLQVARMIGHITYLSDDTMAEKFGRMLKHGHYGFSFDVEFEIESYLRYQGEKFSRYFDANTYLLFTRALDYFDPARATGGDLAKALSPAQCAYLVASFTTDWRFSPARSHEIVKALLANRAPVTYAEIDAPHGHDAFLLDDARYHSLVRSYFDRIHSGVNA; encoded by the coding sequence ATGAGTCTGCTGGTCACGCCCGTCCGGCATCGCTTCGAGGAACCGCTGCCGCTGACCAGCGGCGGACAGTTCGGGCCGTATGAGCTGGTCTACGAGACCTACGGCACCCTCAACGCGCAGCGCAGCAATGCCGTCCTCATCTGCCATGCCCTCAACGCCTCGCACCACGTGGCTGGCCTCACGGCCGGCACGGCCGACGAGCATGGGTGGTGGTCCAACATGGTCGGCCCGGGCAAGCCGGTCGATACTGACCGCTTCTTCGTCATTGGCGTCAACAACCTGGGCAGCTGCTTCGGCTCCACGGGACCCAAGTCCACCGACCCGGCCACCGGCCGGCCCTATGGTCCGAGCTTCCCGGTCATCACCGTCGAGGACTGGGTGCACAGCCAGGCACGTCTGGCCGATGCGCTGGGCATCGAGCGCTTTGCCGCCGTCATGGGCGGCTCGCTGGGCGGCATGCAGGCCCTGGCCTGGAGTTACCTCTATCCCGAGCGCCTGGCTCACTGCGTGGCCATTGCCACGGCACCGCGCCTGTCGGCCCAGAACATCGCGTTCAACGAAGTGGCACGCCGCGCCATCGTCACCGATCCCGACTTCCACGGCGGACGCTACTACGACCACGACACCGTGCCTGCCCATGGCCTGCAGGTGGCGCGGATGATCGGCCACATCACCTACCTGTCCGACGACACCATGGCCGAGAAGTTCGGCCGGATGCTCAAGCACGGACACTACGGTTTTTCCTTTGACGTCGAATTCGAGATCGAGAGCTATCTTCGCTATCAGGGCGAAAAGTTCTCGCGCTATTTCGACGCCAACACCTATCTGCTGTTCACCCGCGCGCTGGACTACTTCGACCCGGCCCGTGCTACCGGCGGTGATCTGGCCAAGGCGCTCTCACCCGCGCAGTGTGCCTACCTGGTGGCGTCGTTCACCACCGACTGGCGCTTCTCACCGGCACGCAGCCATGAGATCGTCAAGGCGCTGCTGGCCAACCGAGCCCCCGTCACCTATGCCGAGATCGATGCGCCCCACGGCCACGACGCCTTCCTGCTGGACGACGCCCGCTACCACAGTCTGGTGCGCAGCTACTTTGACCGCATCCATTCGGGGGTAAACGCCTGA
- the ptsP gene encoding phosphoenolpyruvate--protein phosphotransferase translates to MMQTLVGAPIGGGIVLGRACVLDTALIDVPRYYITSGEVAGEWARLGEGCAAVEAELQGVAAQLPADAPTEARALLDVQLMLLNDPALIEGAKSRVENERLNIEWAISETAEELMAQFRAIEDPYLKERGRDVEQVADRLLKALSGASQLGVGRNGGGEPLIYVAQDLQPADMLQLRGVLGFVFEQGGIHSHTAILARSLRVAAVTGVDDATGRIRDGDFLILDGDAGKVIVRPDEALLEQYRERQREAAERERLLAQLADVDCVTQDGCRVTMLANIERPEEAEDAVRAGAEGIGLFRSEFLFLNRCQLPDEEEQYRAYRQVLETLQGRPVTIRTIDVGADKILPAQALIPGATSALGRRAIRYSLAEPEMFLVQLRALLRASVHGNLQILLPMLTQPHEVDEAMLLLAQARQELASRGEPVAEHIPVGGMIEVPAAALSAGIFASKLDFLAIGTNDLVQYTLAIDRTDQRIAHLYDELHPAVLRLIALTIRAARKASKPVCVCGEMAGEHRVAPLLLGMGLRSFSMLPSRLLRVKSEVLKVDTRQLTPLVRRMLVQDDLGSIRRGLACLGIEDASAMPSFSGAVNA, encoded by the coding sequence ATGATGCAGACGCTGGTCGGCGCGCCCATCGGTGGTGGCATCGTGCTGGGGCGGGCCTGTGTGCTGGATACCGCGCTCATCGATGTGCCGCGCTACTACATCACCTCCGGGGAGGTGGCGGGCGAATGGGCCAGACTGGGCGAAGGCTGTGCCGCGGTCGAGGCCGAGCTGCAGGGCGTGGCCGCCCAGTTGCCGGCTGATGCACCGACCGAGGCCCGGGCGCTCCTGGACGTGCAGTTGATGCTGCTGAACGATCCGGCGCTGATCGAAGGAGCCAAGTCCCGGGTCGAGAACGAGCGACTCAACATCGAATGGGCCATCTCCGAGACGGCCGAGGAATTGATGGCGCAGTTTCGTGCCATCGAGGATCCCTACCTGAAGGAACGCGGCCGTGACGTCGAACAGGTGGCCGACCGGCTGCTGAAGGCACTTTCGGGTGCCAGTCAGCTGGGCGTTGGCCGTAACGGTGGCGGGGAGCCGCTGATCTACGTGGCTCAGGACCTGCAGCCGGCCGACATGCTGCAGCTGCGCGGGGTGCTGGGCTTCGTGTTCGAGCAGGGCGGCATCCATTCACACACGGCCATTCTGGCGCGCAGCCTGCGTGTGGCGGCCGTCACGGGCGTGGACGACGCGACCGGGCGCATCCGCGATGGCGACTTTCTCATTCTGGACGGTGACGCCGGGAAGGTGATCGTCCGGCCCGACGAGGCGCTGCTGGAACAGTATCGCGAACGCCAGCGCGAGGCGGCCGAGCGGGAGCGCCTGCTGGCGCAGCTGGCCGATGTGGACTGTGTCACCCAGGATGGCTGCCGCGTCACCATGCTGGCCAACATCGAGCGGCCCGAGGAGGCCGAGGATGCCGTGCGCGCGGGGGCCGAGGGCATCGGGCTCTTCCGGTCCGAGTTTCTCTTCCTGAATCGCTGCCAGCTGCCGGACGAGGAAGAACAGTACCGCGCTTACCGCCAGGTGCTGGAGACGCTGCAGGGCCGGCCTGTCACCATCCGCACCATCGACGTGGGTGCTGACAAGATCCTGCCCGCCCAGGCGCTGATTCCCGGTGCCACGTCGGCCCTGGGGCGGCGTGCCATCCGCTACAGCCTGGCCGAGCCCGAGATGTTCCTGGTGCAGCTGCGGGCGCTTCTGCGGGCTTCCGTCCACGGCAACCTGCAGATCCTGCTGCCGATGCTGACGCAGCCCCATGAGGTGGACGAGGCCATGCTGCTGCTGGCCCAGGCCCGCCAGGAGCTGGCCAGCCGTGGCGAACCGGTGGCTGAACACATCCCGGTGGGCGGCATGATCGAGGTGCCGGCTGCGGCGCTGTCGGCCGGCATCTTCGCCAGCAAGCTGGATTTCCTGGCCATCGGCACCAACGACCTGGTGCAGTACACCCTGGCCATCGACCGTACCGACCAGCGCATCGCCCATCTCTACGACGAGCTGCATCCGGCCGTGCTGCGCCTGATTGCGCTGACCATCCGCGCTGCGCGCAAGGCCTCCAAACCCGTCTGTGTCTGCGGCGAGATGGCTGGCGAGCACAGGGTGGCACCGCTGCTGCTCGGCATGGGGCTAAGATCCTTTTCCATGCTTCCGTCGCGCCTTCTGCGCGTCAAGAGCGAAGTGCTCAAGGTCGATACTCGCCAGCTCACGCCGCTGGTGCGTCGCATGCTGGTGCAGGACGACCTGGGCAGCATCCGCCGCGGCCTGGCCTGTCTGGGCATCGAGGATGCCTCGGCCATGCCCTCATTTTCTGGAGCCGTCAACGCATGA
- a CDS encoding HPr family phosphocarrier protein, with protein sequence MKEAEVRIVNRLGIHARPSAALTQLAGKFQSGVWFTKGARRVNGKSIMGVMMLAAACGTVLKIEVDGEDEDAALKALVDLIASGFGEELGAGA encoded by the coding sequence ATGAAAGAAGCCGAAGTCAGGATCGTCAACCGCCTCGGGATCCATGCCCGCCCGTCCGCTGCACTCACGCAGCTGGCCGGCAAGTTCCAGTCGGGCGTGTGGTTCACCAAGGGCGCGCGGCGCGTCAACGGCAAGAGCATCATGGGAGTGATGATGCTGGCGGCCGCCTGCGGCACCGTGCTCAAGATCGAGGTGGATGGCGAAGATGAGGACGCTGCGCTGAAGGCACTGGTCGATCTGATCGCTTCGGGCTTCGGTGAAGAACTCGGGGCCGGTGCATGA
- a CDS encoding PTS sugar transporter subunit IIA, with protein sequence MISVLIIAHQPLATALLGCCRHVYRGLPVQAAALDIIPDEDPDQALREARALASRINDGSGQVVLTDLYGATPSRIAMQMAVPGRVSVLYGVNLPILLKVFNYRARLPLVELESLVLRDAADGIGRVDTGYPGRRLDRAQQSDDAADPEAPSTPSTSVRNDCSPLSDTPPSNPSHS encoded by the coding sequence ATGATCTCGGTGCTGATCATTGCGCATCAGCCCCTGGCCACAGCGCTCCTGGGGTGCTGCCGGCATGTCTATCGCGGCCTGCCGGTGCAGGCGGCTGCGCTGGACATCATTCCCGACGAGGATCCCGATCAGGCGCTGCGCGAGGCGCGGGCGCTGGCCAGCCGCATCAATGACGGCAGCGGCCAGGTGGTGCTGACCGATCTGTACGGTGCCACGCCGTCGCGCATTGCCATGCAGATGGCCGTGCCGGGTCGGGTCAGTGTCCTTTATGGCGTCAACCTGCCCATCCTGCTGAAAGTGTTCAACTATCGGGCGCGCCTGCCCCTGGTCGAGCTGGAGTCCCTGGTGCTGCGCGATGCGGCCGACGGCATCGGGCGGGTCGATACCGGATATCCCGGGCGTCGGCTGGACAGGGCACAGCAGTCCGACGACGCGGCTGATCCGGAAGCCCCCTCCACACCATCAACCTCTGTGCGAAACGACTGCTCCCCACTGTCCGACACCCCACCCTCCAACCCCTCACATTCATGA